From one Ctenopharyngodon idella isolate HZGC_01 chromosome 15, HZGC01, whole genome shotgun sequence genomic stretch:
- the zgc:162698 gene encoding transmembrane protein 87A-like isoform X2 yields MATESLISIRLRGVLIAVILHFVLIPPLTAISEPGKWILNVNNKDVGKHGKFIYLPKTMFNDTYIAINGRSVNCPSPVNLTISWYLRSSPCHDEVFGLNPESTEQYFNNINVQRPGGSGFYVEHTYEHIECKSITEVNTFAVENYDSLQPLVPYFQPKTDKQSRRRRDAEKTEVQAKDAAATNPSSDPKRKDSSSAKMTLNSQKRPKSDFVVARTWEDSPYMFIIKIEALPPAKETEWSIQLVVSMRGPYEYISASEWPLMIFYMVMCIIYVIMGVLWLALSACYWRDLLRIQFWIGGVIFLGMIEKAVFYAEFQSIRYEGQSVQGAVVFAEILSAVKRTLARVLVIIASLGYGIVKPRLGALLHRVVGVGLLYLIFSVIEGVLRVNTAEDDLVLLAAIPLAVLDSTLCWWIFISLAQTMKLLRLRRNLVKLSLYRHFTNTLIFAIIASVIFIVWTTKTFKLTKCQSDWRELWIDDAFWRFLFSSILLVIIFLWRPSANNQRYAFSPLVDEVSEEEEGEQLMNEAFEGVKMRGMKPETNGSAKLNKVDEDLKWVEENIPSSMADVALPPLLDSDEEIMTTKFEMSKME; encoded by the exons ATGGCGACCGAGTCTTTGATATCGATAAGACTTAGAGGAGTACTGATTGCTGTCATTCTTCATTTCGTGTTAATACCACCGCTGACAGCTATATCAGAGCCGGGCAAATGGATCCTGAATGTGAATAAT AAAGATGTGGGGAAGCATGGAAAGTTCATATATCTTCCGAAGACAATGTTCAATGATACTTACATTGCAATAAACG GGCGCAGTGTAAATTGCCCTAGTCCTGTAAACTTAACTATATCATGGTATTTGCGGAGTTCTCCTTGCCACGATGAAGTGTTTGGACTTAAT CCCGAATCAACGGAACAATATTTTAACAACATAAATGTACAGCGGCCAGGAGGCAGTGGATTCTACGTAGAACACACGTATGAGCATATAGAGTGCAAATCTATTACGGAAGTAAACACG TTTGCAGTAGAAAACTATGATTCACTTCAACCGCTGGTGCCATATTTTCAG CCAAAAACAGATAAACAAAGCAGACGAAGGAGGGATGCGGAGAAGACTGAAGTACAGGCGAAAGat GCTGCTGCAACAAATCCATCGAGTGATCCGAAAAGGAAAGACTCTTCATCAGCGAAAATGACACTTAATTCA CAAAAACGGCCTAAATCAGACTTCGTCGTGGCACGAACCTGGGAAGACAGCCCTTATATGTTCATCATCAAAATTGAGGCATTGCCACCTGCCAAAGAAACAGAATGGAGCATACAAC TGGTGGTCAGTATGCGTGGCCCCTATGAATACATCTCAGCATCTGAATGGCCTTTGATGATT TTCTACATGGTGATGTGCATCATCTATGTGATTATGGGCGTGCTGTGGTTGGCTCTCTCAGCTTGTTACTGGAGAGACCTGCTGCGGATTCAGTTCTGGATTGGGGGAGTGATCTTTCTGGGCATGATTGAGAAGGCCGTCTTCTATGCCGAGTTCCAAAGCATCCGTTACGAAGGCCAATCAG tTCAAGGTGCAGTGGTGTTTGCAGAGATACTTTCAGCTGTGAAAAGAACCCTGGCTCGAGTGTTGGTCATTATTGCTAGCCTGGGATATGGCATAGTCAA GCCAAGACTAGGAGCATTGCTGCACAGGGTAGTGGGAGTAGGACTGCTCTACCTTATCTTTTCTGTAATAGAGGGCGTCCTGAGAGTCAACACG GCTGAAGATGACCTGGTGTTGCTGGCTGCCATCCCCTTGGCTGTTCTCGACTCTACCCTCTGCTGGTGG ATCTTCATTAGCCTGGCCCAGACGATGAAGCTCCTTCGGCTGAGGAGAAACTTGGTCAAGCTGTCCCTGTACCGACACTTCACCAACACACTCATATTCGCTATCATCG CTTCTGTTATATTCATTGTGTGGACAACAAAGACCTTCAAGTTAACCAAGTGCCAATCT GACTGGAGAGAGCTGTGGATAGATGATGCCTTCTGGCGCTTTCTGTTCTCTAGTATCCTGCTCGTTATCATTTTCTTATGGAGGCCTTCAGCAAACAACCAGAG GTATGCCTTCAGTCCGCTGGTGGATGAAGTTagtgaggaagaggaggggGAGCAGCTAATGAATGAAGCCTTCG AGGGTGTGAAAATGAGAGGGATGAAACCAGAGACCAACGGAAGTGCAAAACTCAATAAAGTG GATGAAGATCTCAAATGGGTTGAGGAGAACATTCCCTCATCAATGGCTGATGT CGCACTGCCGCCTCTGCTAGACTCAGACGAG GAGATCATGACCACGAAATTTGAGATGTCCAAAATGGAGTAG
- the zgc:162698 gene encoding transmembrane protein 87A-like isoform X1: MATESLISIRLRGVLIAVILHFVLIPPLTAISEPGKWILNVNNKDVGKHGKFIYLPKTMFNDTYIAINGRSVNCPSPVNLTISWYLRSSPCHDEVFGLNPESTEQYFNNINVQRPGGSGFYVEHTYEHIECKSITEVNTFAVENYDSLQPLVPYFQPKTDKQSRRRRDAEKTEVQAKDAAATNPSSDPKRKDSSSAKMTLNSQKRPKSDFVVARTWEDSPYMFIIKIEALPPAKETEWSIQLVVSMRGPYEYISASEWPLMIFYMVMCIIYVIMGVLWLALSACYWRDLLRIQFWIGGVIFLGMIEKAVFYAEFQSIRYEGQSVQGAVVFAEILSAVKRTLARVLVIIASLGYGIVKPRLGALLHRVVGVGLLYLIFSVIEGVLRVNTEHGGSSRLLCDIVMALIDSCIVWWIFISLAQTMKLLRLRRNLVKLSLYRHFTNTLIFAIIASVIFIVWTTKTFKLTKCQSDWRELWIDDAFWRFLFSSILLVIIFLWRPSANNQRYAFSPLVDEVSEEEEGEQLMNEAFEGVKMRGMKPETNGSAKLNKVDEDLKWVEENIPSSMADVALPPLLDSDEEIMTTKFEMSKME; the protein is encoded by the exons ATGGCGACCGAGTCTTTGATATCGATAAGACTTAGAGGAGTACTGATTGCTGTCATTCTTCATTTCGTGTTAATACCACCGCTGACAGCTATATCAGAGCCGGGCAAATGGATCCTGAATGTGAATAAT AAAGATGTGGGGAAGCATGGAAAGTTCATATATCTTCCGAAGACAATGTTCAATGATACTTACATTGCAATAAACG GGCGCAGTGTAAATTGCCCTAGTCCTGTAAACTTAACTATATCATGGTATTTGCGGAGTTCTCCTTGCCACGATGAAGTGTTTGGACTTAAT CCCGAATCAACGGAACAATATTTTAACAACATAAATGTACAGCGGCCAGGAGGCAGTGGATTCTACGTAGAACACACGTATGAGCATATAGAGTGCAAATCTATTACGGAAGTAAACACG TTTGCAGTAGAAAACTATGATTCACTTCAACCGCTGGTGCCATATTTTCAG CCAAAAACAGATAAACAAAGCAGACGAAGGAGGGATGCGGAGAAGACTGAAGTACAGGCGAAAGat GCTGCTGCAACAAATCCATCGAGTGATCCGAAAAGGAAAGACTCTTCATCAGCGAAAATGACACTTAATTCA CAAAAACGGCCTAAATCAGACTTCGTCGTGGCACGAACCTGGGAAGACAGCCCTTATATGTTCATCATCAAAATTGAGGCATTGCCACCTGCCAAAGAAACAGAATGGAGCATACAAC TGGTGGTCAGTATGCGTGGCCCCTATGAATACATCTCAGCATCTGAATGGCCTTTGATGATT TTCTACATGGTGATGTGCATCATCTATGTGATTATGGGCGTGCTGTGGTTGGCTCTCTCAGCTTGTTACTGGAGAGACCTGCTGCGGATTCAGTTCTGGATTGGGGGAGTGATCTTTCTGGGCATGATTGAGAAGGCCGTCTTCTATGCCGAGTTCCAAAGCATCCGTTACGAAGGCCAATCAG tTCAAGGTGCAGTGGTGTTTGCAGAGATACTTTCAGCTGTGAAAAGAACCCTGGCTCGAGTGTTGGTCATTATTGCTAGCCTGGGATATGGCATAGTCAA GCCAAGACTAGGAGCATTGCTGCACAGGGTAGTGGGAGTAGGACTGCTCTACCTTATCTTTTCTGTAATAGAGGGCGTCCTGAGAGTCAACACG GAGCACGGTGGTTCAAGCAGGCTGCTTTGTGACATTGTTATGGCCCTCATTGATTCTTGTATTGTGTGGTGG ATCTTCATTAGCCTGGCCCAGACGATGAAGCTCCTTCGGCTGAGGAGAAACTTGGTCAAGCTGTCCCTGTACCGACACTTCACCAACACACTCATATTCGCTATCATCG CTTCTGTTATATTCATTGTGTGGACAACAAAGACCTTCAAGTTAACCAAGTGCCAATCT GACTGGAGAGAGCTGTGGATAGATGATGCCTTCTGGCGCTTTCTGTTCTCTAGTATCCTGCTCGTTATCATTTTCTTATGGAGGCCTTCAGCAAACAACCAGAG GTATGCCTTCAGTCCGCTGGTGGATGAAGTTagtgaggaagaggaggggGAGCAGCTAATGAATGAAGCCTTCG AGGGTGTGAAAATGAGAGGGATGAAACCAGAGACCAACGGAAGTGCAAAACTCAATAAAGTG GATGAAGATCTCAAATGGGTTGAGGAGAACATTCCCTCATCAATGGCTGATGT CGCACTGCCGCCTCTGCTAGACTCAGACGAG GAGATCATGACCACGAAATTTGAGATGTCCAAAATGGAGTAG